Below is a genomic region from Equus quagga isolate Etosha38 chromosome 17, UCLA_HA_Equagga_1.0, whole genome shotgun sequence.
TCTGCTCTGCACCTCAGCCACAGCCCGATCCAGAGCCAGAGGGAGACTCAGACGACAGCAGTGAGTAGCGGCGGGAGACAAGGGGGACACCTGGGCCCAGCCCAACCaccagggagggcagggcaggaggcatGGTGTCATGGGGGGCGAGGGAGGAGCTGACCCTGCCTGCCACCTGCCCTTAGCTGCCCTGGGCACCCTCGAGTTCACGCTGCTTTTTGATGCGGACAACAGCGCCCTGCACTGCACGGCTCATCGTGCCAAGGTGAGGATGGGGACAGAGGTCCCTGGCCCATGGGCCTGGGCCACAGGCCTGCCGCACATCCACTGTCTGTTCTCAGGGCCTCAAGCCACCGGCCTCAGGCTCTGTGGACACCTACGTCAAAGCCAACCTCCTTCCGGGGACCAGCAAGGTGAGGGCGAGCCCCAGCCCCTGCCGCTGTCCCCGGGCCACACACCAGCCTGGAGCAcccacctggccctgccctgctcctccccatcAAGGCCCAGACGTCAGGCATGGAGCTCCCCATTGCTGGGATGTGAAAGTGGGGACCCTATCAGGGAGGCGGGTCAGCGTGGGTCCCAGGGGCCCGAGGAGGCCCTGACccacctgcctggcccccaggccagccAGCTGCGGACACGCACGGTTCGGGGCACCAGGGACCCTGTCTGGGAGGAGACACTCACCTATCACGGCTTCACCCGCCAGGATGCCGGGCGCAAGACCCTGCGGTGAGCATCGGGCTGGGCCTCCAGAGGGCAGGGTGGAGGGGGGCTTGCCTGGCCAGGTCTGACGTGCGTGGCCACCAGGCTGTGCGTGTGTGAGGACCCCCGGCTGCGGCGACGGCGGCGGGCACCTCCCCTGGGGGAGCTCCGGGTGCCCCTGAGGAAGCTGGTGCCCAACCGAGCCCGCAGCTTCGATGTGTGCCTGGAGAAGCGGAGGCTGGTGAGTGGGGCGGCGCCGGGGTGGGACTCTGGGGGCCGGGTACCATATGAAGGGggagctggagaggggaggggcagggagggggcctaGGCAATGTCCAACCAGGGTGACTGGGCTCTCTGTTTTTTCAGACCAAGAGGCCCAAGAGCCTGGACACGGCCCGTGGCATGTCCTTGTATGAGGAGGTGGGTAGGACAGTGGGACCCAGCAGGGATGGAGGTGGGCAGGCCTGGGGTGGTCCAGGCTGGAGTGGGTTAGGCAGGGACAAGGGTGGGCTGGGTAGGGGTTCAGGCCCATGTGGGCTTGGAGAAACGGCGGCCATTTCCCTCATAGGTCTTGTGAGCACTCATAGCCCTGGGGAACAGCCAGTTCCCAGTGGCTGGTTGGAGAGGGTGACTCCCCTGCCAGGGCAGCCCAGACTTGCTGTGGAGCCCTGGGACAGCAAAGCCCTCAGTGGGCAGAGGTGCAAGCCACCGTGAGGCAGAGGCAGAAACTGCGGGCGTTTGTCTGTGGCCCCACCTGGGAGGGCAGGTCAAGGTCCAGGAGACAACGCACAGGGGTGGGGCTCCCTGGCTGCTAGGTCAGCCCCAGGGGCAGGTAGCCCTAGCCAGGCCCTTGTCAGGAGGCAGCGAAGGTGACTACAGGGGGCCCCAGGGGAGACCAGAGACCTGGCCAGAATGCCTGGGGCCCAGCAGGGACGTGGCATCCGCAACGTGGTGGCTCCTCTTGGACAGAAGGGCCAGTGCTGCTGCCCTGCCCCCTGGTGGAGCCACAAGTTGGTGCAGCTGCCAGTTAGCCAAGGCCAGGCAAGTTCCAGCGAGGTGGGGCCGGCACCCTGCGACACCCACTTCCTGTCCAGACCCCAGATGCCGCAGCACCAGGGTGCACAGCGGTCACTCACGGGGCCCTCCCTCACTGAGAACTGGCTGCGAGCGAGGGGGCTGGGCTCCCTGCCAACCGAATCCCATCCTCCATTAAGTGTGGGAGCAGCACGTTCTTCCCAGGCGTCCTCTGAATCCTTTCGGAAGCACCAGGACCAAGCATGGCAGAGGACATTCAGAATCTGGTCCCTGGGGGACAGGGGGTGACAGGGTGGTTTTGTAGCTGAAGAGACCCACACGTCCCTGGGGAGAGCACGGCCTCTTGGAGCTGCTTCTGTCACGGGGGCTTGCCTTGCCGGAGGGTGGTTGTAGGCACTCAGTGCGAGGCCACTTAGGAAGCTCATGGCACATTTGTGGCACTCAAGAGACATCGCATCCCTTCCCCTCCATGACAAAGATGCACTGAACTGACCAGTCACGTGGCCTGGGCAAGCCCCTCCCCTTCTCAGGCGCTGGAGGGTACAGCTGACCTGTAAGTTCTCTTCCAGGGCACTAGGCCAATGACTGATTTTGGAAATTGAATCATGAAATGAAATCGTTGACCCCTGATTTCTTTGCAGCTAGTCTGAGTTCTTCCATCCGGGCTGACACGCCtgggtggggggctttgggcCACACCAGGCCTGACCCCCACCTACCCctgcaggaggaggtggaggcagaggtggcCGGGGAGGAACGTGGGCGCATCCTGCTGTCACTGTGCTACAGCTCTCAGCGGGGTGGCCTGCTGGTGGGCGTGCTGCGCTGTGCCCACCTTGCCCCCATGGATGCCAACGGCTACTCGGACCCCTTCGTCCGCCTGTGAGTGCAGACAGGTGGGCAGAGGGGGCTCACCTCTCCAGAGCCACATCTAACCCAACCCCATCCTCCCCAATCAGTTTCCTGCATCCAAACGTGGGCAAAAAATCTAAATACAAGACCAGCGTTCGGAGGAAGACCCTGAACCCCGAGTTCAATGAGGTAGGACAGCACCAGCTGGAGGCCGTCCTGGCCACTCGGGGGTGGCAGAGGTCAGCGTCCTGGCTCAGGCAGAAAGTGCAGGTCCCAGTTAACCTGAGCCACTCACCTGCCTGAGCCTGTTTCTGAAGCTCTGAAGAACCCGAGGCCACCTCCTTCCTACCTTTGTGCCCCCGGCCCCCCCACAGGAATTCTTCTACGCAGGCCCAAGGGAGGAGCTGGCCCAGAAGACGCTGCTGGTGTCTGTGTGGGACTACGACCTGGGCACGGCGGACGACTTCATCGGTGAGTGGGAATGcaggggagctggggtgggggcccagTGGGCTCCCACATGGCTCCTGACCCATCTCCCAACCCAGGCGGGGTGCAGCTGAGTAGCCGGGCCAGTGGCGAGGGCCAGCAGCACTGGAGTGAGTGCCTGGGCCACAGTGACCGCCGGCTGGAGCTGTGGCACCCGCTCGACGGTGCACCCTTCCAGCTCAGCGACTAGCAGGGGTGCCCAGCTCTGCTCACCGCCCCTCACTCAAACTGACCCACGGACATCTCCACGGAGCTGGGAGGACCTGGGGCTGCCTCACCCACCGTGCCAGTCCCTAGTCAGAttgtttcctcccttcccttccttcaaaTTCACCCCACTGTCGGAGCATGAATCAAGAATAAACCTCTCATCTGAACCAGACCAGAGAGCCTGTGCTGTCCAGCCCCTCGCCTTGCAGGGAAGACTGCGCCCCGTTCTCCTTGCTCCACTCTCCAGGACCTCAGGCCTGGACCCTAGGCCACAGCTTTCCCCTCACCGCACCAGGGAAAGCCAGCTTGCCTGCCCCTGCTTCCTGCACTGAGGGATGGCTGCTCGGGATGGTCTAGGACAGGCTGGCCCACAGGAGGCCGCGGTGCAGATTCACAACATGACCTTGAGCTGACCTATCCCTCCAAGTCCCCAGCTCTGTCTGGCAAACAGGCCTCCCCGAGTTGTGGCTGCGGGTGGCAGGGTGAGGACAAGGCCACAGAGAAGCTGCAATGGAAGAGCAGGCAGCATTTGCTTTATTGTCCAACTCTTGGACAGACAGATGCCAGCCCAGGGTGGCGGGCTCAAGAGGCAGCTTGCCTGGCCTGGTGCTGCTGGGCAAACCGATGCATCCGCTCCTCGAGTTCCGGCCGGAAGTGACGGATCAGGCCCTGGGGGTGGGAAGCACTGTGTGAAGCGGGGTCTGAAAATCCCCCAA
It encodes:
- the LOC124229221 gene encoding double C2-like domain-containing protein gamma isoform X1, with the translated sequence MAGTAAASRGRPQRVSMQEHMAIDVSPGPIRPIHLISDFFPHFYPFAGPTLRAPGPRPAVTPALCSAPQPQPDPEPEGDSDDSTALGTLEFTLLFDADNSALHCTAHRAKGLKPPASGSVDTYVKANLLPGTSKASQLRTRTVRGTRDPVWEETLTYHGFTRQDAGRKTLRLCVCEDPRLRRRRRAPPLGELRVPLRKLVPNRARSFDVCLEKRRLTKRPKSLDTARGMSLYEERCTELTSHVAWASPSPSQALEGTADLPDPHLPLQEEVEAEVAGEERGRILLSLCYSSQRGGLLVGVLRCAHLAPMDANGYSDPFVRLFLHPNVGKKSKYKTSVRRKTLNPEFNEEFFYAGPREELAQKTLLVSVWDYDLGTADDFIGGVQLSSRASGEGQQHWSECLGHSDRRLELWHPLDGAPFQLSD
- the LOC124229221 gene encoding double C2-like domain-containing protein gamma isoform X2, yielding MAGTAAASRGRPQRVSMQEHMAIDVSPGPIRPIHLISDFFPHFYPFAGPTLRAPGPRPAVTPALCSAPQPQPDPEPEGDSDDSTALGTLEFTLLFDADNSALHCTAHRAKGLKPPASGSVDTYVKANLLPGTSKASQLRTRTVRGTRDPVWEETLTYHGFTRQDAGRKTLRLCVCEDPRLRRRRRAPPLGELRVPLRKLVPNRARSFDVCLEKRRLTKRPKSLDTARGMSLYEEEEVEAEVAGEERGRILLSLCYSSQRGGLLVGVLRCAHLAPMDANGYSDPFVRLFLHPNVGKKSKYKTSVRRKTLNPEFNEEFFYAGPREELAQKTLLVSVWDYDLGTADDFIGGVQLSSRASGEGQQHWSECLGHSDRRLELWHPLDGAPFQLSD
- the LOC124229221 gene encoding double C2-like domain-containing protein gamma isoform X3, yielding MAGTAAASRGRPQRPQPDPEPEGDSDDSTALGTLEFTLLFDADNSALHCTAHRAKGLKPPASGSVDTYVKANLLPGTSKASQLRTRTVRGTRDPVWEETLTYHGFTRQDAGRKTLRLCVCEDPRLRRRRRAPPLGELRVPLRKLVPNRARSFDVCLEKRRLTKRPKSLDTARGMSLYEERCTELTSHVAWASPSPSQALEGTADLPDPHLPLQEEVEAEVAGEERGRILLSLCYSSQRGGLLVGVLRCAHLAPMDANGYSDPFVRLFLHPNVGKKSKYKTSVRRKTLNPEFNEEFFYAGPREELAQKTLLVSVWDYDLGTADDFIGGVQLSSRASGEGQQHWSECLGHSDRRLELWHPLDGAPFQLSD
- the LOC124229221 gene encoding double C2-like domain-containing protein gamma isoform X4 translates to MSEPPWRARRQRAGGGHSGHSPIQSQRETQTTAGLKPPASGSVDTYVKANLLPGTSKASQLRTRTVRGTRDPVWEETLTYHGFTRQDAGRKTLRLCVCEDPRLRRRRRAPPLGELRVPLRKLVPNRARSFDVCLEKRRLTKRPKSLDTARGMSLYEERCTELTSHVAWASPSPSQALEGTADLPDPHLPLQEEVEAEVAGEERGRILLSLCYSSQRGGLLVGVLRCAHLAPMDANGYSDPFVRLFLHPNVGKKSKYKTSVRRKTLNPEFNEEFFYAGPREELAQKTLLVSVWDYDLGTADDFIGGVQLSSRASGEGQQHWSECLGHSDRRLELWHPLDGAPFQLSD